AATGACCGGCATTACATTCACAGGGCTGACCTTAATGTTTAGGTGTGCTGTTAAAACAGATTGCCGGACAACGTTATGGGCTGTGGGCTTGGTCCAAAAGGGATATAAGTAATACAGATTTATGATAATGAGACTAATGCTACTTCTATTTAACTCAATGTTCAAAATATCCACACTTAGAATGATGAGAAGGAACATACATTATTTCGGTTGCCGGGTCCAGTGTTGATCATGGTGTACAAATTGTCACCAGAGTTGTTTGAGTCTGAAAAAGGTGCAATCATACATATAATTGGTACTGGATAGTGCATGAAAAGGTTACTGATTATCAGCTTAGCTAACAGAGGCACTAACCTGCAGGGCTGGGCATAATGGGAGTTCCTGGGGGCCCCCCACCTCCAGAAGCACCCTGTggagaataaattaaaaaaatgataaattacaagtttacatgttaaaattatctataaaatcttattttcttaAGCTGAAATGCACATAATGTGTGTAAGTTAATATGCCAGGATGTGTTCTCACCCCATATGCACCAGGAGAGGGTGATGAGTAAGGCATctgaaaccaaaaacacaaacattacagACCAGAAATGGGCGAGTGCAAACCCGTTCTATACCTCAAAATgtcatcattcatcatttgaTCATCCTAATATCATTACGGccgtctgtccatctgtctgtggaAACCTTGACACATAATACTACAATTACATCCCAGACTAGAACCTTGGAGCACATTAGACTGACTGCAATCTGACCCAACATTTTTCTGggcgtctgtgtgtgtatatttgtactCACAGAGTTGGCATTGTTGGGATTGGGCCATGGCCGGCCTGTCCCTGGGCCCCTGGATGATAGGACCAATGAAAATTTTAGTTGGATAATGCATTAAAGTTGAGAGACTTTTTGAtggaacacatttaaaaattctaaaaaagaaaaggctcacATGTTAACTCCTGGCATACCAGGACCCATGGTGTTGTGTGGAGGCCTCATCCCACCACCAAAGTTctgagaagaaacaaaagaaaaatcatcaaatCTTAGGATTTAAGGTTGGTTTGGATTTGGTACAGTATTTAAACCAGTTTAGTAAAGAACCATAGCTAATGGGTCATCAAGGCAATGGTGATATTATTCCTAGTGAGTAGAACAGCCTACCTGAGGGCCGGGCCCCATGGGTCCCATGCCTCGTGGGCCACTCATTCTCTGCATGGGTCCCAAGTTAGGATGGCctagagggggaaaaaatgtatatgAGGGGAGAAGCCAGGAAATAATTTCTTATATGTAGCTTAAGTGAAAACAGTACTGAGTCACACCTTGTGGTCGTGTGGGGTCCATGCTGGGCAGCATGGGATGAGGGCCTGGTCCTCCACCTGGTGGCTGCAGGGGATCAGATACGAAGACCCAATTAtgactgcaactaacaattactttCATTGTTGATATGTTGGTTGATTACTTGTCAAAAATGTCGATTAGTGTTTTCCAAAGCTCAAGATGACaccctcaaatgtcttgttttgtccccaacccaaagatattcagtttagaGAATGTAGAGAAtacctttattgtcattgtaaaTGTACAACAAGATTCAGTACCGTCATAgagaagtaaagaaaccagaaaatattcacattcaaatttcaaattcaggttaatagtttgcaactaatcGATGAATCGTCTCAGCTCTAGACCCAATGAAACTTCAGTTTTACATGTGTGCTATGCATTTTGCAtccatagtgtgtgtgtgtgtgtgtgtgtgtgtgtgtgtgtgtactctacCTGGTTGCCCATCCTGATGGGAGGACCTCTCGGGCCTCCAGCGAAGCGAGGCGACATGAATGACTACGACAGAAACAACATCGCTCCATGAGATTTCAATGAGGAAGTGACAGACTTCTCTCAAAATGAATAATTTCTTAACATCATGTTTGGTGAATATTGGAAGCAGCATAAAGCACTGAGCTGAGACGAATGCCAAAGCATGAAGCATCAGCGTCGAAAAGCAGCGTTCCCAAATGGCAGATAgcataaacagagaaaaagagagaaagagggagagggagtgtTACCTGACTGTGAGGTCCCATCATACTGTTAGGGGGAGGAGGCTGAGGGTGAGGAGAGCCCTGGGGACCAGGTGGACCCTGTGGCATCGCACAAAATAAAAGAGGCAAGGAGGAAGataagaggagggagagaagggaggatGAGACGAAGAGAGAAAGATGGGGcgagaaacagaaaagagggGCAGAGAGAAGCAGGGTTACTGCAGGGCAGAGGACAGTTGGAGTGCAAGAACCAAAGTGTGGcgcaaaaaaatgtaaaaatgtccaaaataagTTGCTCATTTTAATGTAACAAACACAGATAAAGAGAGCGACTGAGCAGAGAAGAGCAAGCAAATGGCTTAGCCTTGgatgagagaaaagagacagagaggatgtGTGCTCTTTTGCCTGTCAGTCAAGACATTAAGAAGCCTGCTGCATGCAGCATGTTATCAGAGCTAATTTCCCTGAATTAACAGCGTCAATTAAGCTCTATGCAATTAGCTGTATAACAACACTAAACACCGGCACTGTGTCGCTAATGTTGCTGATCTGACAGAGAGTGAGGGGTCTAATTGAGCCTCCTCCAATGGATTCTGGTATGGAAAGTATGAGTGTGTGCGTTCATGTATCAATGTAGAATGTCTTTCCTGATATTAACATGATCACATAATGAGTCACGCCTTTGTGGCTTCTAGTACATAATAAGCTGGTGGATTTAAAGTGAATAGGTTGGTCTagcagaggcagagcagcatTGGGATTTTATGTCACCTCTTAAGAGCCACAGTTCCACACCGTTGCCTGCCAAGAGTTTATCCTCACGAGATATTGATTTACAGTAGGTGCTGCACCTTTCGATTTCTCCATTAGGGAAAATGGCCAGGCCACGCCTGCCTGTTTACAGCACTGGAGGGGCTCAGCCAGACAGAACGTCTATGACTATTTACTACAAGTTCACTGAGCAGACTggagcaaaacaaaagacaaaagcagtGTATGTGGAGAGCTACAGCTTCATATGACAGCATTTTACAAAGCTGGAGTCTGGAGCTAGGAACATTTTGATCGTTGATTATGAAGTGATTTATTGGTAAATATCGGGGCGAAGTCAATTTAAGAGAATTCCTAACAGTAACAGACAGTATCAATGTGTTGATTGGCTGACCTGGAAAAAACCAGGTGGCATGGGTCCTCCTGGCATGCCCTCACCAGGGGGTATTCCTCCCATCACAGGActgggtgctgctgctgcactctgaAACAAAGGAGAGCAACATCACAACCTCTAATTGTGCTGCACATGATAAATTGACCAGTTAAGACAAAATGCAATCTCAGTACACATATGGAACTTTCACATGAAGATGAAATGACGTTGTTGGAGACCTATTTTCTCTCACAGGAGGAGCACATCTGAGGAATCGAATATTCTCTTGGACAAACACAGTGATGCAGGCTAACCCTGTGTTACCTATCGATCTGAATGGGTTAATGTGCATTGTGTGTCCAAGGTGAGCCTTGTACACACTTAATGAAATTCATTCAATGTAATTGCTGTTTAAACATCATTTAACCAACCTTTGACTCATCGTCAAAGGGAAAGACACTACCATACTTTCAGTAGACCTGCATCATCTGTGGGTTTCCAGTATGTTAATGGGGTCCTTTATTGAGGTTTCTGAACCCTGCTGATCCAGAATCGAGTGGATCAGATAAGTATTGGTGGGATTCACTGAGTCAGTGTCTCCAAAGTGCTGCTGCACAGCAGGGGCTTGCTGGGCCGATTTCCTGCTCAAACCGCAGCCCTAATTCACTAATGTGCCATTTGCTTCGGTCACACGCTCCTAATTGACTGAGTTTTTCTTCCCTGTAGCTGAAGCAATCTGAGATGGGCTAATGTCCTCAGAGCTGTGGGGTTTCGCATCCAAAGAACAGCTACAGAACGAGAGAAGCGCCTTCGGCCTCATTTGTTAATGTGCAGTTCTCTCGTGTTAAAGTGTAGACATTCGCAAAGAACAATGATTACTACAGGGATGGATGTACCAGAACttatacacacaaaacaagccTTGTCTCTGTACAGAGCTCTTTAGACATCATTGGTCAATAGCCAACACACTCCCTGATATTGACTGCACCCCCCCTAATTATATCTGCTCAGGCTGCAGGGCCACTGTGAAATACCTCAGCAAGGAGAGAAGTGAGGCCACAGGGAGAAGTCATGTCTCATCAGGCCCCACCACCACTGGGACacggacacagagacacagacagccTGTAAAACCTATTTCTTTACTAGGTGGTGCCAATAGGGAGATGCAAGACTGAGAAATTCTCAAACCTGGCTAACATCTAAGCccttatttttaaacaaaagcaCACTGCTATAAATGTGTAGGAGAGGAAGTTTCAGCTGCTCCATAGATTTAATCTGCGCTCCATGTACTTCCTCACCCATCTCGACCAGTTACTCGCAACTACCAGCCAGTTAATGTAGAAAAGGTTGCTCTCAGAATTTGGTAAATCTGTGTCAAAATAAATCTGAactaaattaatttttaatggGTTAAGATACAGACGTCGGACAATCTGCAATGACTCACTCAAATTCATTGCCTGATGAGAACTGACTTAAGAAAATTGCTCATACACccagaaaacatcaaaatcgAATATGATCCCACTGAGTTGCAACTTGTCTGTGATGCTTTTTTACCAAAGGCAGAGGAAAAGACTTTTTTTCTGacgttttttatttgttaaaagtcCAAGTCAAGTTCCACTTTGGcctgtcacagatatatcgTTAACAGCACGTAAGTTGTCCGAAATCCGCAGATATGAAAACGTTTAGTTCCGATTTTATGTTGCAGAAAAAGAGGATTGGGTACTTGGTACTATAATTATTCAATTCTCGTTAAAATATCCGTTTTAATGCACCAAGGTCTTATtagtaaaatatcctgcctctaaTACATCTCTCTGTCAGAAgggtttgataaccacatttgaaggatcattgcaaaaaaaaaaaagatgaatatcGGCCGATTTATCGATCAGAATTTTTTAATCCCAAATATCGGTACGTGCATCAGCACTAAAAATCTAGTATTGAGCGCAACTAATTTCAAACGGAAACACACATATATGACACACAAAGCACAGAGTCGACCAATCTCTGAAGTATAACGAGGAGCTTTAGGTAGGATTTACAATCAATTATGCCATTTCTACCTTATCCACTCACAAATACACTTATTCACTGGGTTTCTTATCTCTGCCTGATACGAGGCAACATTCATGCTGACAATCAAATGACTGGCAACCTAAGATGtgatataaaaaataacatcCTCATGGCATCATTGTAAGCGACTGAGGCTCTGAACACTGCTGGGTTTTTTTAGCTATAAAACAGGTGAGCAGGCCCTGACCAGTGAGACTATGGTATAAATAGAACACACTGACCACACAAATTTAGCATACAAGCATATCTGCCTGAGAGATTACAATTCACATTGACATTACCCGTCAATATTCAGTATATTgacaatatacatatatagtatCTCTATCATCTGACCAAGATTTTTAATACATTGCCACTGAATTAGGAAAATCTAGTTCAGCAGTCTTTTTGTCACATAATCTGTTGTCAAAGACAGCACCATATTGGG
This window of the Pagrus major chromosome 11, Pma_NU_1.0 genome carries:
- the ssbp3b gene encoding single-stranded DNA-binding protein 3b isoform X2, which gives rise to MFPKGKGTPVPSDGQAREKLALYVYEYLLHIGAQKSAQTFLSEIRWEKNITLGEPPGFLHSWWCVFWDLYCAAPERRETCDHSSEAKAFHDYSAAAAPSPVMGGIPPGEGMPGGPMPPGFFQSFMSPRFAGGPRGPPIRMGNQPPGGGPGPHPMLPSMDPTRPQGHPNLGPMQRMSGPRGMGPMGPGPQNFGGGMRPPHNTMGPGMPGVNMGPGTGRPWPNPNNANSMPYSSPSPGAYGGASGGGGPPGTPIMPSPADSNNSGDNLYTMINTGPGNRNNFPMGPGSDGPLGAMAGMEPHHMNGSLGSGDMDGMNKNSPNNLSGISNPPGTPRDDGELSGNFLHSFQSENYSPTMTMSV
- the ssbp3b gene encoding single-stranded DNA-binding protein 3b isoform X1, producing MFPKGKGTPVPSDGQAREKLALYVYEYLLHIGAQKSAQTFLSEIRWEKNITLGEPPGFLHSWWCVFWDLYCAAPERRETCDHSSEAKAFHDYSAAAAPSPVMGGIPPGEGMPGGPMPPGFFQGPPGPQGSPHPQPPPPNSMMGPHSQSFMSPRFAGGPRGPPIRMGNQPPGGGPGPHPMLPSMDPTRPQGHPNLGPMQRMSGPRGMGPMGPGPQNFGGGMRPPHNTMGPGMPGVNMGPGTGRPWPNPNNANSMPYSSPSPGAYGGASGGGGPPGTPIMPSPADSNNSGDNLYTMINTGPGNRNNFPMGPGSDGPLGAMAGMEPHHMNGSLGSGDMDGMNKNSPNNLSGISNPPGTPRDDGELSGNFLHSFQSENYSPTMTMSV